The nucleotide window ACATAGCCCAGATCGGTTTCCAGATCATCCGGGTGGGTGATGTCCTGAAAGGTGCGTTTCAGCAACTCTGCTCGGGAGTATTTCAGCATTTTGCACAGGGCATCGTTGACGGTCAGCCAGCGGCCCTCCGGGCTCACCAGGGCCATGCCAATCGAGGCATGCTTGAAAGCCAGTGAAAACACATCGTCTTCCTCTTTTTCTGCTGTGGGCACCGGGTAAACCAGCACCTGCCATCCTGAGGCTGCTGGCTCCCGAAAAACCTGCAAAAGTTGACCCTCCAGCTCAAGTTGCTCTGGAAGGGGCTCAGGGTGGGTTTGCAGCTGGGTGCGCAAGGTTTCCAGAACCTGTGGCTGGGGTGCAGTCAGCCAGTGAACGCCTTCCAGTTCAAAGGAAGAAGTCACATGCAGGATGCACTGGAGGCTGCGGGGATCGGGAAGGGTCATCTTGCTCCTTGCTGGCCCTGGTTTCAGGTCTCTGGGTCCAATCTTCTGGTTTATTGTGCCAGATCTGGCCTGACAGGGATCCCACCCCGAATGGTCAGATCTGACAGGTCAGAGAATCTGTTCATGTTAACAAACCGGAATGAAGGAGGAATAAAATATTGTGCATTCCGAATGCAGGTTTTTGGTTCTGGATGAGGCATCACCTTTCTTACAACATCCAGCTCAGCCTTTTTGCAGGCACCTTTCCTTCTGCCTTTTTCTTGATCCTGACTGAGTGCCTTCTTGACCCCACGACGTGTGCAAAAGCAATTTTGCACGCTGGGTCGCCACCTTCTGCTTTCAGCCTTCTGCGCTGTGCTTTTGGCCCTCGGCTTTTGCCCTCTGCTCGCTCATGACATCCTGTCCAGAAATTTGACAATCTGCCATCCCTCTCCTTAGACTGCGTCATGGCACGCAAGCCAGATCCTGCACCCACAAATCCGGCCCATCAGTCCGCTTTTGCTGCCCTGGAGTCTCTGCTGGATGGACTGACCCTCACGCTGGGAAGCCATGCTGAGCTGGTGTTGCATGATTTTGCCAATCCCGAGCACAGCGTTAAAGCCATCTCTGGAAAAGTCACCCACCGCAAAATCGGAAGCCCCATCAGTCCGAATGTGCTTTCCATCATGCAGGAAGGCAATTCCGCACAACCCAGATTGAACGTGGTGAACCGCACTGCAGAAGGCCGCATCATCAAAACCAGCACCCTGCCCGTGCGGGACGAACAGGGAAACGTGTTTGGGGCGGTGTGCATCAACCTGGATGTCACCGAACTCAGGCTTGCGGCAACCTTACTGACAGAACTGGGTGGCGGGGAGCCCGTCAGCACCCAGAGTTTTCCCCTGGAAGTCAGTGAGACGGTCCACAGTGTTCTGGATGAAGAGGAACGTAGACTCGGGATAAGCCTTGCACGCCTTTCCAGAACCGAGAAACAGAGGCTGTGTGCCCTGCTGGACCGGCGGGGCGTGTTTCAATTGCAAAAAGCCATTCCAATTGTTGCAAAACGGCTGGGCCTCTCACGGGCAAGCATTTACAGTTACCTGTCGGAGTTGCGCCAGCCAGAAACGGGGAACCATGACCCTATTGGCCCAGGCACCTGAAGCCTTCCGTGAGATTCTTTCGCCCGAAGCCCTGGAATTTTTGCAGAAGCTGCATGTGGAATTCAATGCCCGCAGGCTGGACCTGCTGCAGAGACGCGAAGACCGCAAATTGCGACT belongs to Deinococcus roseus and includes:
- a CDS encoding helix-turn-helix transcriptional regulator; amino-acid sequence: MARKPDPAPTNPAHQSAFAALESLLDGLTLTLGSHAELVLHDFANPEHSVKAISGKVTHRKIGSPISPNVLSIMQEGNSAQPRLNVVNRTAEGRIIKTSTLPVRDEQGNVFGAVCINLDVTELRLAATLLTELGGGEPVSTQSFPLEVSETVHSVLDEEERRLGISLARLSRTEKQRLCALLDRRGVFQLQKAIPIVAKRLGLSRASIYSYLSELRQPETGNHDPIGPGT